The Ramlibacter sp. PS4R-6 nucleotide sequence GTGGACAAGGTGAAGGCGCCCATCCTGTGCCTGGTCGGCCCGCCCGGCGTGGGCAAGACCTCGCTCGGCCAGTCGATCGCCAAGGCGACGGGCCGCAAGTACGTGCGCATGGCGCTGGGCGGCATGCGCGACGAGGCCGAGATCCGCGGCCACCGCCGCACCTACATCGGCGCGTTGCCGGGGAAGGTGCTGCAGTCGCTGTCGAAGGTCGGCACGCGCAACCCGCTGTTCCTGCTGGACGAGATCGACAAGCTGGGCCAGGACTTCCGCGGCGACCCGGCGTCGGCCCTGCTCGAGGTGTTGGACCCCGAGCAGAACCACACCTTCAGCGACCACTACGTCGAGGTCGACTTCGACCTGAGCGACGTGATGTTCGTGGCGACGTCCAACTCGATGAACATCCCGCCGGCGTTGCTGGACCGGATGGAGGTGATCCGCCTCTCGGGCTACACCGAGGACGAGAAGGCCAACATCGCCATGAAGTACCTGCTGCCCAAGCAGATGAAGAACAACGGCGTGAAGGAAGAAGAGCTCGCGGTGACCGAGGACGCCATCCGCGACATCATCCGTTACTACACGCGGGAAGCCGGCGTGCGTTCGCTGGAGCGCGACCTCTCCAAGATCTGCCGCAAGGTGGTCAAGGGCCTGCAGCTGAAAAAGATGACGCCGCAGGTGGTCGTGACGGCCGAGAACCTCAACGACTTCCTCGGTGTGCGCAAGTTCACCTATGGCCGCGCCGAAAAGCAGAACCAGGTCGGCCAGGTGGTGGGCCTCGCGTGGACGGAAGTCGGCGGCGACCTGCTCACGATCGAGTCGGCGCTGATGCCCGGGAAGGGCAACATCCAGCGCACGGGTTCGCTCGGCGACGTGATGAAGGAGTCGGTCGAGGCCGCGCGCACGGTGGTGCGCAGCCGCGCGCGCATGCTGGGCATCAAGGAGGAGAACTTCGAGAAGAAGGACATCCACATCCACGTGCCCGACGGCGCCACGCCCAAGGACGGCCCGAGCGCGGGCGCCGCGATGACGACGGCGCTGGTGTCGGCCCTCACGGGCATCCCGGTGCGTGCGGACGTGGCGATGACCGGCGAGATCACGCTGCGCGGCGAAGTCACCGCGATCGGCGGCCTGAAGGAAAAGCTGCTGGCGGCCCTGCGTGGCGGCATCAAGACCGTCCTGATCCCCGAGGAAAACACCAAGGACCTGCAGGACATCCCCGAGAACGTGAAGAACGGGCTCGAGATCGTGCCGGTGAAGTGGATCGACAAGGTGCTCGAGGTCGCCCTGGAGCGCACGCCGACCCCGCTCACGGACGAAGAGGTCGCTGCGGCGGCGCCCGCGCTTCCCGACGCCGCGAAACCGGCGGAGTCGCGCCTCGGCGTCCAGCACTGAGCGGAAAAGGGCCCCGAAAAACTACGCTATAATTCGAGGCTCGAAATATGCGGGCATAGCTCAGTTGGTAGAGCGCAACCTTGCCAAGGTTGAGGTCGAGAGTTCGAGACTCTTTGCCCGCTCCAATTCAGAAACGGGAAGCACGTGCTTCCCGTTTCCACATCCGGAAAGCGGCGCGTTAGCAAAGCGGTTATGCAGCGGATTGCAAATCCGTTTAGATCGGTTCGACTCCGGTACGCGCCTCCAAAAAGCCCCTCGCCACCAATGAGCCACAATGAAGTCCCTGAGCAGGGGCCTCGGTGGTGAAATGGGTAGACACAGCGGATTTAAAATCCGCCGCTTGCCCCAAAGGCGGCGTGCCGGTTCGAGTCCGGCCCGAGGTACCAGCAGGTCGGCGTCAGGCCTTTTCGCACTCGACGACCAGGCTCTCGTGCCGCCGTTCGCTGTCTGCGGGCTCGAGCACATCGACTGACGGCAACCTCTCGCTCGCTCCCCATGGCACCCGGCGGATGCGGTCGAAACCGGCCGCCGAGAGGCGCGCCGCCAGCGTGTCGTAGTCGAACGCCGTGCGGTGCTGCCACCCGTACAACATTCCCGCGAAAACCGAGCCGCGCGTAGGGTAGGCCTCGCTGTCGTCGCCCAGGTACGCGCGCCGGTACCAGTCGAACAATGTCGGGTCCGCCGACGCCAGGCTCCGGGACCACAGCTCGAGGTCCGGCACCGCCACCCGCATGCAACCGCCGCGGCGCAGGCTGCGCCGGCACTCGGCGAGGAAAGCGATGCCTTCGGCCACCGTCAGGTGCTCGAGGAAGTGCGCGTGGTAGATCGTCTCCAGGCAGCCGTCGTGCGCGGGGATGCCCGCGCGAAGGTCGTGGGCCCATGCGAATGCCTCGGGGCGACCCGGCGCCGGTACCGGCCCGCGAACGCCGCGCGGCAAGCCGGCGGACGTCAGGTCGCCGTCGATGTTCAGGAACTGCGGCGCGAGGATGGCGCCGCAACCGATGTGGAAGTTGACGAACCGCCGATCCGCTCTCTGGACCGGGCCCTGCGTGCCTGCCGGCACCCGGCGCAGCTCGAAGCCGGCGGCGCGCAGGCAGTCCTTCGCCAATTGCTTGATCATTCCGGGGCGGCCATCTGAAGAGTTCCCATAGTCTAAACTTCACCTTTCGTCCCCATGGCCAATTACGACGCCCCCTTCGAGATCCACGTGCACGGCGACGTGCCCCTGCGCGCCGACGTAACCTATACGCAGCTGCAGGAGGCGCTCAAGCCCCTGTGGAAATACGCCGGCGCGAAATCGCTGGCGGATGCGGCGGAGAGCGCCTACGAGGAAGAGCCCGGCATCAAGTTCGACGCCACCGAGCACGTGCTGCGCATGTGCTGGACGGTGGAGGGCGACCAGGACTTCCGCCAGTCGCTCGACGAGATGGCCATGAGCCTCAATGAACTGTCGGAGCAGGGCGCGGCCATCGAGGTCACGTTCTACGACGCCGAGTTCGACGAGGAGGAAGAGCCGCCCGAGGCCGAGGCCCGTGACGACTTCGTGATGCTGTTCGTCGGCCCCACGCCGGCGGCCATCATGCAGGTGCAGCGCGACCTGCTGGTGGAGGACGTGGTGAACCTGATGGAGCGCCACTTCGACGCGGGCGAGCTCAATGGCGTCGTCGCCGAGATCGACCGGCTGTTCTCGCAGCGCTTCGACGCGCTGGTGAGCTCGCTGGAGATCGGCAAGCCCCCGCGCGGCAGCGGGGGGCCTGGGGGCGGCCATGGCGGCGGCCGCCGGCCACGCCACTTGCATTGACGTGAAGTAGCATCGGCCCCAAACAAGGAGGGGGCCGATGGCACTCTTTTCCCAGGACGCGCTGAACCCCGGCGTGCGCAAGCGCGAGGTGTTCGGCTGGGCGATGTACGACTTCGCCAACTCGGGCTACACCACGGTGGTCATCACGGCGGTGTTCGCGGCCTACTTCGTCGGTGGCATCGCAGGCAAGGCCGAGTGGGCGACGTTCGCGTGGACCGCGGCGCTTTCGGTGTCGTACGCGATCGTGATGTTCACCATGCCCAGCATCGGCGCGTACGCGGACCTGCGCGCGGCCAAGAAGAAGCTGCTGGCGCTTTTCACGGCGGGCTGTGTCGTGTCCACCGCGGCACTTGCGCTCGCGGGGCCGGGCAGCGTGGCACTGGCGGTCCTGCTGATCGTCATCTCCAACACCTTCTATTCGTACGGCGAGTCCCTGACCGCAGCCTTCCTGCCCGAGCTGGCGAAGGCGGAGTCGCTGGGCAAGGTGAGCGGCTGGGGCTGGAGCTTCGGCTATTTCGGCGGGATGCTGGCGCTGGGCGTGTGCCTGGGCTACGTGATCTGGGCGCAAGGGCAGGGCATCCCCGCCGCGCAGTTCGTTCCCGTCACGATGGTGATCACCGCCGTGATCTATGGGGCCGCCTCGCTCGCGACCTTCGCGCTGCTGCGCGAACGCGCGCAGCCCAATCCCGACTCCATGCGTGAACCGGGTTTCCTCGCGTCGCTCCACCAGTTGCGCGCCACCTTCCGCCAGGCGCGCCGCTTCAAGGACTTCATGTGGCTGATGCTCTGCGCCGTGTTCTACCAGGCGGGCGTGGCGGTCGCGATCACGCTCGCCGCGATCTACGCCGAAACGGTGATCGGATTCAAGCAGCAGGAGACGATGGTGCTGATCTTCGTGCTGAACGTCGCGGCGGCGCTGGGGGCGTTCGCGTGGGGCTACCTGCAGGACCGCATCGGCCACAAGATCGCGCTGGGGACGACGCTGGTGGGGTGGGTGGCGACCTGCGTGATCGCTGCCGTCTCGACGAACAAGGGCCAGTTCTGGTGGGCCGCGGCCATCGCGGGCCTTTGCATGGGCTCGAGCCAGTCGGCCGGCCGCGCGCTGGCCGGCATGTTCGCGCCGCAGAAGCAGCTGGCGGAGTTCTACGGCTTGTGGACCTTCGCGATCCGCCTGGCGAGCATCATCGGGCCGCTGGGCTATGGCGCCATCACGTGGGCCACCGGTGGCAACCAGCGGCTCGCAATCGTCGGTACTGCGGGCCTGTTCATCGTGGGCCTGGTGCTGCTGGTGCCGATCGACGTGCAACGCGGCCGGCGCAGCGCCGTCGACGCGGCCTAGGCGAGCAGGGCGGCGACGCGCCGCGCGACGGGCACGCCCGGCTCGACCAGGCGCACACCGTCGCCCGCCGCCGCCTGCAGCACGTCGTCGACGAGCGCGTAGTGGGTGCAGCCCAGCACGAGCGTGTCGACGTCGCCTTGCGCCTGCACGGCGCCGACGTACCGCTCGCACAGCTCACGCACGCGCGCAGCGTCGTTCGTCTCGATCGCGAGGGCGAGGCCATCGCAGGGCTGCAGGATGAAACGAACGCCGCTTGCGGCCAGCGACTCGTGCAGCGCCCGGAACTTCGCGCTGGCCAGCGTGCCGCGCGTGGCCATCACGCCGACCTGCCGGGTGCGCGTCACCGCCACCGCGGGCCTGAGGGGCGGCTCGACACCGACGAAAGGGATCTGCGGATAAGCCTCGCGCAGCAGGTGGATCGCCGCCGCCGTGGCCGTGTTGCACGCGACGACCACGAGATTCGCGCCGTCTTCCTCGATGAACTTGCGGGTGATGGCGAGCGAGCGCTGCGCGACGAACGCTTCATCGCGTTCGCCGTAGGGCGCGTGTTCGGTGTCCGCGAAGTAGGCGAAGGGCTCGTCCGGCAACTGCGCGCGCAATGCGCGCAGCACCGAGTGCCCGCCGATGCCGGAGTCGAAGACGCCGATCAAGCGGCGGCGACGGCGATGCCCTTGAACTCGCCCTTGGCGATGCGCTGGCTCCACTCGGCCGGGCCGGTGACGTGCGCGCTCGTGCCGCCCGCGTCCACCGCGACGGTGACCGGCATGTCGACCACGTCGAATTCGTAGATCGCCTCCATGCCCAGGTCGGCGAAGCCGACGACCTTGGCCTGCTTGATCGCCTTCGAGACGAGATAGGCCGCGCCGCCGACGGCCATCAGATAGGCGCTCTTGTGCTTGCGGATCGCCTCGATCGCCACCGGGCCGCGCTCGGCCTTGCCGATCATGGAGATGAGGCCCGTCTGCGCCAGCATCATCTCCGTGAACTTGTCCATGCGCGTGGCCGTCGTCGGGCCGGCGGGGCCGACCACCTCGTCGCGCACCGGGTCGACGGGGCCGACGTAGTAGATGACGCGGTTGGTGAAGTCCACCGGAAGCTTCTCGCCCCTGGCCAGCATGTCCTGGATGCGCTTGTGCGCGGCGTCGCGGCCGGTGAGCATCTTTCCGTTCAGGAGGAGCGTGTCGCCCGGCTTCCAGCTCGCGACTTCTTCCTTCGTCAGGGTGTCCAGGTTGACGCGCTTGCTCTTGTTGTAGTCGGGCGCCCACTCGACGTCGGGCCACAGGTCCAGGCTGGGCGCGTCGAGGTACACGGGGCCCGAGCCGTCCATCACGAAATGCGCGTGGCGCGTGGCGGCGCAATTGGGGATCATCGCCACGGGCTTGCTGGCCGCGTGCGTGGGGAACATCTTGATCTTGATGTCGAGCACGGTGGTGAGGCCGCCCAGCCCCTGCGCGCCGATGCCCAGCGCGTTGACCTTCTCGTACAGCTCGATGCGCAGCTCCTCGGTCTTGTCCTTCGGACCGCGCTGCAGCAGCTCGTACATGTCGATGTCGTCCATCAGCGATTCCTTGGCCGACAGCATCGCCTTCTCCGCGGTGCCGCCGATGCCGATGCCCAGCATGCCGGGCGGGCACCAGCCGGCGCCCATCGTGGGCACCGTCTTGAGCACCCAGTCGACCAGCGAATCGCTCGGGTTGAGCATGACGAACTTGCTCTTGTTCTCGCTGCCGCCGCCCTTGGCGGCCACCGTCACGTCCAGCTTGTCGCCGGGCACGATCTCCATGAAGACGACGGCAGGGGTGTTGTCCTTGGTGTTCTTCCGCTCGAACAGCGGGTCGGCGACGACCGAGGCGCGCAGCCGGTTGTCCGGGTGCTCGTAGCCGCGGCGCACGCCTTCGTTGATCGCATCCGCGATGCTGCCCTTGAAGCCCTCGAAGCGCACGTCCATGCCGACCTTGAGGAACACGTTGACGATGCCGGTGTCCTGGCAGATCGGCCGGTGGCCGGTCGCGCTCATGCGGCTGTTGGTCAGGATCTGCGCGATCGCGTCCTTGGCGGCGGCGCTTTGCTCGCGCTCGTAGGCGCGCGCGAGGTGCGCGATGTAGTCGGCCGGGTGGTAGTAGCTGATGTACTGGAGCGCGCCGGCGATCGATTCGATGAGGTCGGCGGCCTGGATCGTGGTGGGCATGGGCTGGCGGGGTGGACTTCGGGAAAACCCGATTATCCGCTGCTCAGCCGCACCGCCCCCGCATCAATCGCGCGACGGGTCCTTCGAAGGGTCTTCCGCCGGGCGCTGGCGCGCCCGCTGCTCGCTCTGCCGCTTCAGGCGTGCGTAGGCGCTCGACGCTCCTTCGCCGGTGCCCTCGGAGCGGTCGCGGCGGTTCCTGTCGCGTTCGCCCGCGGGTGGCGGGGTCTTGGGCTGGCCGGTCGCGTACATGGTCGTCACCCCCGCAACTCTAGTCCGCACGCAGGCCACGTGGCGTGCCTCTGCGGTAACGGCCGAATTTCGGCCCGCTTCGCGCATTAGTGCGCAACGAAGAGGCGGTGCACGGCCGAACCGCCACGTTGACGGCCTCGCGCTGCCCCAACAGAATCGTCGGCGCAATGCAGCTGATCCGCACGTGGGGAAACCGGTCCTTCGCCCAGACGGCGATTTACGCCCTTGGCAGGTTCGCGATCCTGCGGGCCCTCGTGCGCCAGGTGCGTGCCCGCCTGGGCTTCGCCGGTGTAGCCGCCGATGCCCGCAGCCGGTGCGTCGAGCCTTTCGATGTCGACGGCGCGGCGCGTGACCTTGCCAGCGACAGCGTCCACACGGGCCTGAAGCTGCGCGACGAGGTCTTGCGGGAACTCCTGGACCACATCGCGCAGGCGCAGTGCATCGAAGCCAATCCTCCGCGGCGCATCGTCGACGCCGCACTGCGCAGCGGCAATGCGACGCTCGCGGAGCCGGTCATCCTCGTCGACTTCGTGTCGGAGGCCCTTGCGGAGACCACGCGGCGAATCGCCCGCGACGAGCATCTGGTCGCCGTGGCATCGAAGCTGCTGGGCCGCGAGCCCCGGCGCGTCGAAATCCGCGTCCAGGAGAGCCTCGTGGCGCCCGCCGACACGGCGTACCGTGAAATGCGGAACCAGACCGTGATGTTCCACTACGATGTCCACGGTTTCGGCTTCGTCTACGCCTTCTTCTACCTTTCCGACGTCGACCGCGAAGCCGGCGCGCACGAATTGATCCGCGGGTCGCATCGGTCGAAACGCCTCATGCACCTGCTGGGCAGCGCGCGCCGCAGCGACGACGAGATCTACGCGACGTACGGCCGGCAACGTGTGCTGGTCGTGGAGGGAAAGGCCGGCTGCGGATTCATCGAGGACACGTCTTGCTTCCATCGCGCGCTTCCGCCGACCCGGCGCAGCCGGCTGGCATTGCAGATCCGGTACGCCTGAAGCGCGGCGTGTTCGGGACCGCGTCGCTCGGGTCGAAGTGCGCCCCGGACATCGCGCGGCAGGTCCTGCGGCAGGCCATCGCCAGCGGCTTCCACCAATTCGACACGGCGCCGTTCTACGGTGCGGGCCATGCCGAACGCCTGCTGGGGGAGCTCGGCGACGAGGGCATGCGGGTTTCGACCAAGTTCGGCAGCCCGCGGCCGTCGCGCCTGCGGTTCATGGCCGTGCGCGTCCTGCGCGGCCGCCGGCCCGGCGACCTTGTCCCGCCTCCCGCACTCCTTGTGTCCAGGGACGGCGAATTCGACTGCGCGGCGCAACGCCGTCCCCCGGCGCAGCTTTCAGCGTCCATGGCCGCGCTCTCGAAGTGCGCTCAAGGTTTCCTGTTCGCGCACAGCCCGCCGCGCTTTCCAGGGGCTGCCGCGGTCTCTGCGTGGTCCGACCTGGCCAGGTCAAGCGGCTATGTGCTGGGTGTGTCCGGGCCCCGGAACGAAGACATGGAGGCGTGGCTCGAGGTCGCTCCCGCAGACGCATGCTTCCAGCTGCACCTGGACACGCTCGAGTCCCTCACCGACCCCGTGCTGGACCGGTTGGCGCGAAGGACGGTGTGGATCCATGGAATCTTTTCGCCCCCGACGGGTGCCGGCCCGACGCACGCGGCCGACCGCCAGAAGCTCGCCCACAGGTGGGCTGCCGATCTCGCACAGGCGGCGTTCGTGGTCACCTCGACGCGCCCGGAGGGTGTCGCGAGGGCCGGGGCGTTCGTGCGGGAGCTGGAGGGCTGAGTTCGATCAGCGCGGCATCCGCTGCTGCATGTGCCGCACCTCGAGGTCCAGCCCCTTCTGCCAGCGCTCGGCGACGATGCGCAGCTGCTCCACGAGGAAGACGTGCTCGGGGCGGCGGCTGTTGGCATGGGTGACCGCGTAGGCGATGGCGGAGACGTCCGCTTCGGACCATCGCACCAGGAACTCATGGAAGGGCTGCACGCCGCCATTAAGCCGCGACTGGCTCAGCCGTCCAAGGGGTGCGCGCCGGAACCCCCGCAGGAGCACAATGACCGTGAAAAGCTCAACGGTCGAGGCACTTTCCGCTGTCGACAACACGCCACACCCATGAAGACCCGAACCGAAAAGGACACCTTCGGCCCGATCGATGTCCCTGCCAACCGCCTGTGGGGGGCGCAGACCCAGCGCTCCCTGCAGAACTTCGCCATTTCGGGGGAGCGCCAGCCACGGGAGATCCTGCGCGCGCTGGTGCAGGTCAAGCGCTCGTCGGCGGTGGTCAACCACCTGATGGGGCTGCTGTCACAGGACAAGGCCGGCGCGATCATCGCCGCCTGCGACGAGGTGCTCGAAGGCAAGCACGACGAGGAATTCCCGCTGGTGGTCTGGCAGACCGGCTCGGGAACGCAGACCAACATGAACGTCAACGAGGTGCTCGCCAACCGCGCCAGCGAACTTCTGGGCGGCCCGCGCGGCGAAGGCCGCCTGGTGCACCCCAACGACGACGTGAACAAGAGCCAGTCGTCCAACGACGTCTTCCCGACGGCCATGCACGTCGCTGCCGTCGACGCCATCCGCAACCGCCTGGTGCCGTCGCTGGCGAAGCTGAAGGCCACGCTGGCCGCGAAATCCGCGGAGTTCCAGGGCATCGTGAAGATCGGGCGCACGCACCTGCAGGACGCGACGCCGCTCACCCTGGGCCAGGAGTTCTCGGGCTACGTCGCGCAGCTGGAGCAGTGCGACCGCCACCTGCACGGGGCGCTGCCGCACCTGTGCGAACTGGCGCTCGGCGGCACGGCCGTGGGCACCGGCCTCAACGCGCCGGAAGGTTACGCGGAGCGCGTGGCGGCCGAAATCGCGCGCCTCACCGGCCTGCCTTTCGTGAGCGCGCCCAACAAGTTCGAGGTGATGGCCGCGGCCGACGCTCTCGTGCACGCGCACGGCGCGCTGAAGACGCTGGCGGCGGCCATGATGAAGATCGCCAACGACGTGCGCTGGCTCGCGAGCGGCCCGCGCAGCGGCCTGGGCGAAATCAGCATCCCCGAGAACGAGCCGGGTTCCTCGATCATGCCGGGCAAGGTGAACCCGACGCAGAGCGAGGCCGTCACCATGCTGTGCTGCCAGGTGTTCGGCAACGACGTCGCCATCAACTTCGGCGGCGCCTCGGGCAATTTCGAGTTGAACGTCTTCCGCCCCATGATCGCGCACAACTTCCAGCAGAGCGTGCGCCTGCTGGCCGACGGCATGGCCAGCTTCAACGACCATTGCGCGGCAGGCATCACGCCCAACGTGGAGCGCATCCGCGAGCTCGTGGACCGCTCGCTGATGCTGGTGACCGCCCTCAACCCGCACATCGGCTACGACAAGGCCGCCCAGATCGCCAAGAAGGCCCACAAGGAGGGCCTGAGCCTGCGCGAGGCCGCCATCGCCACCGGCTTCGTCACCCCCGAGCAGTTCGACCAGTGGGTGCGGCCGGACCGGATGGTCTAGGCGGGCCGTTGGGAGTAGATTTGCCTTTCCCGTCAGTGGCTTGTAAGTGGCAAGGCCGACATTCGGGCGCAATTCCAAACGCAGCGGAGACACACCCATGAGCAACATCGAATCGGTCCTGGTCGAGAACCGCGTGTTCCCCCCGGGCGAGGCCACCGTCAAGGCGGCGCGCATTTCCGGCATGGCCGCGTACAACGCCCTGTGCAAGGAAGCCGAGACCGACTTCGAGGGCTTCTGGGCCCGCCTGGCGCGCGACAACGTGCAGTGGACCAAGCCGTTCACGAAGACGCTGAACGAGTCGAACGCGCCGTTCTACAAGTGGTTCGAGGACGGCGAGCTGAACGCCTCGGCCAACTGCCTGGACAAGCACATGGGCACGGCGGTGGCGGACAAGACGGCCATCGTCTTCGAGGCCGACGACGGCGCCGTCACGAAGATCACCTACAAGGAGCTGCTCGCCAAGGTGAGCCAGTTCGCCAACGCGCTCAAGTCGCAAGGCATCAAGAAGGGCGACCGCGTCATCGTCTACATGCCGATGACCATTGAAGGCGTGATCGCCATGCAGGCGTGCGCGCGCATCGGCGCGACGCACAGCGTGGTGTTCGGTGGCTTCTCGGCCAAGTCCCTCAACGAGCGCATCATCGACGCCGGCGCGGTCGCGGTGATCACGGCCAACTTCCAGATGCGCGGTGGCAAGGAGCTGCCGCTCAAGTCCATCGTCGACGAAGGCGTCGCCATGGGCGGCTGCGACACGCTCAAGTCGGTGTTCGTCTTCATGCGCACGGCCACGTCGTGCAACATGGTCGCCGGCCGCGACAAGACCTTCACGGAAATCCTGCAAGGGCAGGGCAACGAGTGCAAGCCGGAGCCGGTGGGCGCCGAGCACCCGCTCTTCATCCTCTACACCTCGGGCTCCACGGGCAAGCCCAAGGGCGTGCAGCACTCCACCGGCGGCTACCTGCTGTGGGCCAAGCTCACGATGGACTGGACGTTCGACATCCGGCCCAACGACGTCTTCTGGTGCACCGCCGACATCGGCTGGATCACGGGCCACACGTACGTTGCCTACGGCCCGCTGGCCGCAGGCGCGACGCAGGTGATCTTCGAAGGCATCCCGACCTTCCCGCACGCGGGCCGCTTCTGGCAGATGATCGAGAAGCACAAGGTCACGGTGTTCTACACGGCGCCCACGGCGATCCGCTCGCTGATCAAGGCCGCCGACACCGACGAGAAGGTGCACCCGAAGAACTGGAACCTCACGTCGTTGCGCATCCTGGGCACGGTGGGCGAGCCGATCAACCCCGAGGCGTGGATGTGGTACCACCGCAATGTCGGCGGCGAGCGCTGCCCCATCGTCGACACGTTCTGGCAGACGGAGACGGGCGGCCACGTGATCACGCCGCTGCCGGGCGCGACACCGCTGGTGCCGGGTTCGTGCACGCTGCCGCTGCCGGGCATCATGGCCGCGATCGTCGACGAGGCGGGGCACGACGTCCCCAACGGGTCCGGCGGCATGCTGGTGATCAAGCGGCCGTGGCCGTCGATGATCCGCACGATCTGGGGCGACCCGGAGCGCTTCCAGAAAAGCTACTTCCCGCCGGAGCTGGGAGGCAAGATGTACCTCGCCGGCGACGGCGCGGTGCGCGACGCGAAGACGGCCTACTTCCGCATCACGGGCCGCATCGACGACGTGCTGAACGTGTCGGGCCACCGCCTGGGCACGATGGAGATCGAGTCGGCGCTGGTGTCGAAGACCGACCTGGTCGCCGAAGCCGCGGTCGTCGGCCGTCCCGACGACCTCACCGGGGAAGCGGTGGTGGCTTTCGTGGTGCTCAAGCGCTCGCGCCCGACCGGCGACGAGGCCAAGCAGATCGCCAA carries:
- the acs gene encoding acetate--CoA ligase encodes the protein MSNIESVLVENRVFPPGEATVKAARISGMAAYNALCKEAETDFEGFWARLARDNVQWTKPFTKTLNESNAPFYKWFEDGELNASANCLDKHMGTAVADKTAIVFEADDGAVTKITYKELLAKVSQFANALKSQGIKKGDRVIVYMPMTIEGVIAMQACARIGATHSVVFGGFSAKSLNERIIDAGAVAVITANFQMRGGKELPLKSIVDEGVAMGGCDTLKSVFVFMRTATSCNMVAGRDKTFTEILQGQGNECKPEPVGAEHPLFILYTSGSTGKPKGVQHSTGGYLLWAKLTMDWTFDIRPNDVFWCTADIGWITGHTYVAYGPLAAGATQVIFEGIPTFPHAGRFWQMIEKHKVTVFYTAPTAIRSLIKAADTDEKVHPKNWNLTSLRILGTVGEPINPEAWMWYHRNVGGERCPIVDTFWQTETGGHVITPLPGATPLVPGSCTLPLPGIMAAIVDEAGHDVPNGSGGMLVIKRPWPSMIRTIWGDPERFQKSYFPPELGGKMYLAGDGAVRDAKTAYFRITGRIDDVLNVSGHRLGTMEIESALVSKTDLVAEAAVVGRPDDLTGEAVVAFVVLKRSRPTGDEAKQIANELRNWVAKEIGPIAKPKDIRFGDNLPKTRSGKIMRRLLRSIAKGEAITQDTTTLENPAILEQLAQNV